From Eptesicus fuscus isolate TK198812 chromosome 22, DD_ASM_mEF_20220401, whole genome shotgun sequence, a single genomic window includes:
- the TSEN15 gene encoding tRNA-splicing endonuclease subunit Sen15 has product MEERGDSEPNPGCSAQGPGGAPGGGGGGGGAHPWAPEDAWMGTHPKYLEMMELDIGDATQVYIAFLVYLDLMESKSWHEVNCVGLPDLQLICLVGTEIEGEGLQTVVPTSINASLSHNRIREILKASRKLQGDPDLPMSFTLAIVESDSTIVYYKLTDGFMLPDPQNISLRR; this is encoded by the exons ATGGAAGAGCGCGGCGATTCCGAGCCCAACCCTGGCTGCAGCGCCCAGGGCCCGGGCGGCgctcccggcggcggcggcggcggtggtggcGCCCATCCATGGGCCCCGGAGGACGCCTGGATGGGCACCCACCCAAAG TATTTAGAAATGATGGAATTAGATATAGGAGATGCTACTCAAGTTTATATAGCATTCTTGGTTTACCTGGACCTCATGGAga GTAAAAGTTGGCATGAAGTAAACTGTGTGGGATTGCCAGACCTCCAGCTCATCTGCCTGGTTGGTACTGAGATAGAAGGAGAAGGGCTACAGACTGTGGTGCCTACATCCATCAATGCTTCCCTCAGCCATAACAG GATAAGGGAGATCTTGAAGGCATCTCGAAAATTGCAAGGTGATCCAGATTTGCCGATGTCTTTTACTTTGGCCATAGTGGAGTCCGATTCCACAATAGTCTATTATAAACTTACTGATGGATTTATGCTGCCAGACCCTCAG AATATTTCCCTTAGAAGATGA